A single region of the Onychomys torridus chromosome 11, mOncTor1.1, whole genome shotgun sequence genome encodes:
- the Ikbke gene encoding inhibitor of nuclear factor kappa-B kinase subunit epsilon isoform X2 produces the protein MQSTANYLWHTDDLLGQGATASVYKARNKKSGEVVAVKVFNSASYRRPLEVQVREFEVLRKLDHQNVVKLFAVEETGGSRQKVIVMEYCSSGSLLSVLEDPENTFGLPEEEFLVVLRCVVAGMNHLRENGIVHRDIKPGNIMRLVGEEGQSIYKLSDFGAARKLDDDEKFVSVYGTEEYLHPDMYERAVLRKPQQKAFGVTVDLWSIGVTLYHAATGSLPFIPFGGPRRNKEIMYRITTEKPAGAISGTQRQENGPLEWSYNLPITCRLSMGLQSQLVPILANILEVEQAKCWGFDQFFAETSDILQRIVIHVFSLPQAVLHHVYIHAHNTIAIFLEAVYEQTSVPPKHQEYLFEGHPCVLEPSLSAQHMAPTAASSPLILFCTASDTPKGLAFRDPALDVPKFVPKVDLQADYSTAKGVLAAGFQALWLARVLLDGQALMLRGLHWILEVLQNTCQQTLEITRTALLFLSSSLGIERLSSRAEMPDSQELKEATELRSRLQTFSEVLSRCSHNVTETQMSLSCLGGELLKNRDQIREGNRSIQKIQCCLDKMHFIYKQFKKSRMRPGLSYNEEQIHKLDKVNFSHLAKRLLQVFQEECVQKYQVSLVTHGKRIRCRRPRTTCTSLAALWLPVTRKPRKRTRA, from the exons AAATCCGGGGAGGTGGTTGCTGTGAAGGTCTTCAACTCAGCCAGCTACCGGCGGCCCCTCGAGGTGCAAGTGAGGGAGTTTGAGGTGCTGCGGAAACTGGATCACCAGAATGTCGTCAAGCTGTTTGCTGTGGAGGAAACG GGAGGCAGCCGGCAGAAGGTGATTGTGATGGAGTACTGCTCCAGTGGGAGCCTGCTGAGTGTGCTGGAGGACCCTGAGAACACATTTGGGCTTCCTGAGGAGGAGTTCCTGGTGGTGCTGCGCTGTGTGG TGGCTGGCATGAACCACCTTCGGGAGAACGGCATCGTCCACCGCGACATCAAGCCTGGGAACATCATGCGTCTGGtgggggaagaagggcagagcatCTATAAACTGTCCGACTTTGGGGCTGCTCGGAAGCTGGACGACGATGAGAAATTTGTTTCTGTCTACGGTACGGAAGAATACCTG CACCCTGACATGTATGAGCGGGCTGTGCTTCGCAAACCCCAGCAAAAGGCGTTCGGGGTGACTGTGGATCTCTGGAGTATTGGGGTGACCCTGTACCATGCAGCCACCGGTAGTCTGCCCTTCATCCCCTTTGGTGGGCCCCGGCGCAACAAGGAGATCAT GTACAGAATCACCACAGAGAAGCCAGCCGGGGCCATTTCAGGGACtcagaggcaggaaaatgggCCACTGGAGTGGAGCTATAACCTGCCCATCACCTGCAGACTGTCCAT ggggctgCAGAGCCAGCTGGTGCCCATCTTGGCCAACATCCTGGAGGTAGAGCAGGCTAAGTGCTGGGGCTTTGATCAGTTCTTTGCAGAGACCAGTGACATCCTGCAGCGAATTGTCATCCATGTCTTCTCCTTGCCCCAGGCGGTCTTGCATCACGTCTACATCCATGCCCACAACAC GATTGCCATCTTTTTGGAGGCTGTATATGAGCAGACCAGCGTGCCCCCCAAACACCAGGAGTACCTCTTTGAGGGTCACCCTTGTGTCCTCGAGCCAAGCCTCTCAGCACAGCACATGGCCCCCACCGCTGCCAGCAGCCCTCTGATTCTGTTCTGCACGGCCAGTGACACACCCAAGGGGCTGGCCTTCAGGGACC CTGCTCTGGACGTCCCCAAGTTCGTCCCCAAGGTCGACCTACAGGCAGATTACAGCACCGCTAAG GGGGTGCTGGCTGCTGGTTTCCAGGCCCTGTGGCTGGCGCGGGTCCTGCTGGATGGGCAGGCGTTGATGCTTCGAGGGTTACACTGGATCCT GGAGGTGCTTCAGAACACGTGCCAGCAGACACTGGAGATCACGAGGacagccctcctcttcctcagcagcagcctgggcatCGAAAG GCTCAGCAGCAGGGCTGAGATGCCTGACTCCCAGGAACTGAAGGAGGCCACAGAGCTGAGGTCCAGGCTGCAGACT TTCTCAGAGGTCCTCTCTAGATGTTCCCACAATGTCACAGAAACCCAAATGAGCCTGAGCTGCCTGGGTGGAGAGCTTTTGAAGAACCGGGATCAGATCCGTGAGGGCAACAGAAG TATCCAGAAGATTCAGTGCTGTTTGGACAAGATGCACTTCATCTACAAACAGTTCAAGAAATCTAGGATGAGGCCAG GACTCAGCTACAACGAGGAGCAGATCCACAAGCTGGATAA GGTGAATTTTAGCCATTTAGCCAAGAGGCTGCTGCAGGTGTTCCAGGAGGAGTGTGTGCAGAAGTATCAGGTGTCGCTGGTCACACATGGCAAGAGGATAAG GTGCAGAAGGCCCAGAACCACCTGCACCTCATTGGCCGCTCTGTGGCTGCCTGTAACACGGAAGCCCAGGAAACGCACGAGAGCCTGA
- the Ikbke gene encoding inhibitor of nuclear factor kappa-B kinase subunit epsilon isoform X1, translated as MQSTANYLWHTDDLLGQGATASVYKARNKKSGEVVAVKVFNSASYRRPLEVQVREFEVLRKLDHQNVVKLFAVEETGGSRQKVIVMEYCSSGSLLSVLEDPENTFGLPEEEFLVVLRCVVAGMNHLRENGIVHRDIKPGNIMRLVGEEGQSIYKLSDFGAARKLDDDEKFVSVYGTEEYLHPDMYERAVLRKPQQKAFGVTVDLWSIGVTLYHAATGSLPFIPFGGPRRNKEIMYRITTEKPAGAISGTQRQENGPLEWSYNLPITCRLSMGLQSQLVPILANILEVEQAKCWGFDQFFAETSDILQRIVIHVFSLPQAVLHHVYIHAHNTIAIFLEAVYEQTSVPPKHQEYLFEGHPCVLEPSLSAQHMAPTAASSPLILFCTASDTPKGLAFRDPALDVPKFVPKVDLQADYSTAKGVLAAGFQALWLARVLLDGQALMLRGLHWILEVLQNTCQQTLEITRTALLFLSSSLGIERLSSRAEMPDSQELKEATELRSRLQTFSEVLSRCSHNVTETQMSLSCLGGELLKNRDQIREGNRSIQKIQCCLDKMHFIYKQFKKSRMRPGLSYNEEQIHKLDKVNFSHLAKRLLQVFQEECVQKYQVSLVTHGKRIRQVQKAQNHLHLIGRSVAACNTEAQETHESLSKIFDQLLLDRAPGAQLSPHPMAPHPSPDPKDLVFHMQELCNDMKLLAFDLQDNNRLIERLHRVPPAPDV; from the exons AAATCCGGGGAGGTGGTTGCTGTGAAGGTCTTCAACTCAGCCAGCTACCGGCGGCCCCTCGAGGTGCAAGTGAGGGAGTTTGAGGTGCTGCGGAAACTGGATCACCAGAATGTCGTCAAGCTGTTTGCTGTGGAGGAAACG GGAGGCAGCCGGCAGAAGGTGATTGTGATGGAGTACTGCTCCAGTGGGAGCCTGCTGAGTGTGCTGGAGGACCCTGAGAACACATTTGGGCTTCCTGAGGAGGAGTTCCTGGTGGTGCTGCGCTGTGTGG TGGCTGGCATGAACCACCTTCGGGAGAACGGCATCGTCCACCGCGACATCAAGCCTGGGAACATCATGCGTCTGGtgggggaagaagggcagagcatCTATAAACTGTCCGACTTTGGGGCTGCTCGGAAGCTGGACGACGATGAGAAATTTGTTTCTGTCTACGGTACGGAAGAATACCTG CACCCTGACATGTATGAGCGGGCTGTGCTTCGCAAACCCCAGCAAAAGGCGTTCGGGGTGACTGTGGATCTCTGGAGTATTGGGGTGACCCTGTACCATGCAGCCACCGGTAGTCTGCCCTTCATCCCCTTTGGTGGGCCCCGGCGCAACAAGGAGATCAT GTACAGAATCACCACAGAGAAGCCAGCCGGGGCCATTTCAGGGACtcagaggcaggaaaatgggCCACTGGAGTGGAGCTATAACCTGCCCATCACCTGCAGACTGTCCAT ggggctgCAGAGCCAGCTGGTGCCCATCTTGGCCAACATCCTGGAGGTAGAGCAGGCTAAGTGCTGGGGCTTTGATCAGTTCTTTGCAGAGACCAGTGACATCCTGCAGCGAATTGTCATCCATGTCTTCTCCTTGCCCCAGGCGGTCTTGCATCACGTCTACATCCATGCCCACAACAC GATTGCCATCTTTTTGGAGGCTGTATATGAGCAGACCAGCGTGCCCCCCAAACACCAGGAGTACCTCTTTGAGGGTCACCCTTGTGTCCTCGAGCCAAGCCTCTCAGCACAGCACATGGCCCCCACCGCTGCCAGCAGCCCTCTGATTCTGTTCTGCACGGCCAGTGACACACCCAAGGGGCTGGCCTTCAGGGACC CTGCTCTGGACGTCCCCAAGTTCGTCCCCAAGGTCGACCTACAGGCAGATTACAGCACCGCTAAG GGGGTGCTGGCTGCTGGTTTCCAGGCCCTGTGGCTGGCGCGGGTCCTGCTGGATGGGCAGGCGTTGATGCTTCGAGGGTTACACTGGATCCT GGAGGTGCTTCAGAACACGTGCCAGCAGACACTGGAGATCACGAGGacagccctcctcttcctcagcagcagcctgggcatCGAAAG GCTCAGCAGCAGGGCTGAGATGCCTGACTCCCAGGAACTGAAGGAGGCCACAGAGCTGAGGTCCAGGCTGCAGACT TTCTCAGAGGTCCTCTCTAGATGTTCCCACAATGTCACAGAAACCCAAATGAGCCTGAGCTGCCTGGGTGGAGAGCTTTTGAAGAACCGGGATCAGATCCGTGAGGGCAACAGAAG TATCCAGAAGATTCAGTGCTGTTTGGACAAGATGCACTTCATCTACAAACAGTTCAAGAAATCTAGGATGAGGCCAG GACTCAGCTACAACGAGGAGCAGATCCACAAGCTGGATAA GGTGAATTTTAGCCATTTAGCCAAGAGGCTGCTGCAGGTGTTCCAGGAGGAGTGTGTGCAGAAGTATCAGGTGTCGCTGGTCACACATGGCAAGAGGATAAG GCAGGTGCAGAAGGCCCAGAACCACCTGCACCTCATTGGCCGCTCTGTGGCTGCCTGTAACACGGAAGCCCAGGAAACGCACGAGAGCCTGAGCAAG ATCTTTGATCAGCTCCTTCTGGACAGAGCACCGGGGGCTCAGCTCTCACCACACCCCATGGCTCCTCATCCCAGCCCTGATCCAAAGGACCTGGTCTTCCA TATGCAGGAGCTTTGTAATGACATGAAGCTGTTGGCCTTTGATCTCCAGGACAACAACCGCCTCATCGAACG GTTGCATAGAGTTCCACCAGCACCAGATGTCTGA